The genomic segment TATTTAATTTTATCCAAGCGCTCCTTTCGTATCGAGGGTTTGGGACACTTCCCAACAAGCAATTTTGCAGGGCAAAATACGGAAGTGGGTACTCATTTCCTATGCTTGCTATGAAAGTTTTATCCCTTGTTATCTACTACAACGGAAAGCCCCATTTGCCAAAAGAGAGTAAAGAAAAATCCTGTAATTCCTCTCTATCTGTTTGTTTTCAGTATTATATTGACAATAATGTGTCTGTTGTTTATAATGTGTATATAGTTACATCACACTAGAAGAAAGGGGCGAGGGGATTTGTGAAAATACTAATTTCAAATACTTCTGACACTCCCTTATACCAACAGATAAAAGACCAGATTAAGGACGCCATATTAAAAGAAGAATTGGTTGAAGGGGACGCACTTCCCTCTATTCGGGCTTTTGCTAATGATTTGAAAGTGAGCGTCTTAACAATTCGACGGGTATATGAGGAGTTAGAACAGGAGGGATTTATTGTAAGTCAAGTAGGAATTGGGACATTTGTATCTACAAGCAATCTTGAATTACTCCGCGACTCCAAACGACGGCTTGTAGAACAAAAAATGGCGGATATGATACAAACAGCAAAATCACTGAAAATCAGTAAGGAAGAACTTAATTCCATGATGGATATTCTTTACGAGGAGGATTGAAATGAACGATATTTTGACAGTCAGCGGTTTAAATAAGTCGTATGGCGATTTTTCTTTGAAAGATGTGACATTCTCTTTGCCAGAGGGGTGTATCACAGGTTTTATTGGTGTCAATGGAGCAGGTAAAACAACAACGCTGCGGACGCTTTTAGGTCTGACGAACAAGCTATCCGGCAAAATTCAGTTTTTCGGTCTTGACATGGATAAGAATGAAAGAGAAATCAAAGACCGTATTGGTATAGTTTTAGACGGCGGGGGATTTTACGAAGAACTTTCGCTGGGTGAAATGAAAGTAATTATTTCATCTGCGTACACTTCATGGTCTGAACAGGATTTTAAGCGGTACATGGATATGTTTTCGCTTGACCCGAAGCAAAAAATCAATAGCCTTTCCAAAGGTATGAGAATGAAGTATGCTCTTGCTTTAGCTCTTTCTCATAACGCAGAACTTTTGATTATGGATGAGCCGACAAGCGGACTTGATCCTTTAGTTAGGGGGCAGCTTTTGAAAATCTTAACTGAGTACATGGAAAATGGCGGCAAAGGTGTTTTCTTTTCGACACATATCACCTCTGACCTTGATAAGATTGCCGATATGCTAATTATGATTGATAACGGGCGTATCGTCTTTCGAGAGGAAAAGGATACCTTGCTTGACACATATCGGATAGTCAAAGGTGATAGCGGAGCTTTAACAACTGATGCTCGCAAGCTTTTTTTATCTATATCTGAAACTGATTTTGGATTTACAGGAATTACAAAACAAATATCCGAAGTACGGTCTTATATTCCCAACATTATGGTTGAGCGTCCGACGATTGAGGATATTATGCTTGGAAATATCGGAGGTGAAAAATGATGTTGTTCGCCCTACTAAAAAAGGATTTTCTGATTGTAAAAAAATATGTGCTGATTATGCTTGTAGTTATTGCGCTTATCCCACCTGTCATGCGTTGGCGGACACCGGAGTTTACGGGAGTTTTTGGATTTATTCTTTCTGTCATTTTTGGCGTTTTCATGCTGTTGCAATATGTATCCCTAAAAGAGTATCAATTTCCAAAAGCTACGACATTACTATGTGCCACACCATTTTCACGGAAAGCGATAGTTTCATCAAAATACATTTTTTGCATGGCTATATATGCAATCTGTTGTATCGTTTTTGAACTTGAAACCTTGTTTATGCCCGGATTAGGAACATCAGATATCAAGCTGTTTGCATTTATGTTTCTTATAGTATCTGTTTTTATTGGTATTTATTTGCCAATACAGTATAAGTTTGGATATGAAAAAACAAAGTTTGCCTTTGGGGTGATTATTATGGCTTCGCCATTTATTCTGCCACTGCTTATGAGAGCGGGAAATCTAAACTTGAACTTCCTCTCTATGTTTTCACCATACCTTGTTTATGGCGGTATTGTCCTTATTGGTTTTGCGATTTTAGCAATATCAGCATCTTTGTCTATAAAGATTTACGATAAAGCAGACTTGGCGTGATAAAGAAAGGTGGGACTATGGATAGAGATACTATTTTTCTTTATGTCATTGCTGCGATAGCATTGTGTTTTGGATTGATAAACTGTATTCAATTTTTTTTAAAAGGAAACAAAACGGCACAAACCGTCGGTACGATTATTTCTTTCAAAACAATAAATCCAGAAAACTCAAAATTTCGTAATTCAAAATGGGTGACCGTTTCGTATAAAGTGAATGGAAGAACGTATCAGTCCCAAAACTGCATACAAGTACCAATGGCGTCACAGATTGGAACAACCATTACCGTGCGTTATGACACGCAAAATCCAGAAAAATTGTATAGTTTTTCCATTTTACGAATTATTGTATCACTTATCGTTGCTGCTATCTGCATTGCAGCGGCTATATTCAATCTTGTATAAGATAAGGAGGATTGAGATTATGCCACATTTTCCAGGTTGGTTTGTAGCTATATGTGTTTTACTTCCTGTTTCCAATGTTATATACAAAACATGGAAGAACAATAAGAAAAAATAGTTATCAAAGAGCCTGACACACAGTCACAGAGCTGATGAACTATGAGAAATTGTAGTCCATACCGTCCGCTTAAAACTGCTGAAGATTGCTGCAAAAGTAGTTCATTCAGCAAGATATATCACATTCAAGCTGTGCAGCAGCTGCCCTTATAAGAATGAATTCTATGAGACATTTTCAAATATCGGTAAGCTGAATGTACAGTTGGAATAGCAACTATTAACGAACCTTGATAGCCTAATAACTGCTTAGAACTTTGCCAGAGGGATTTAATTCTGCTCCACTGGAAAATCCTTCCCTCGCCTTCCTCTGTCAGAGATTCTGTCATATCCCTTTTCATATACTTTCCACAACAAATACAGAAAACAGGAACCCCCTCCTGCACAAACCGTTTTCCCGCCAAGAATCATACCTTCCGTCTGGGATACCGTCTTCGGAAGCATCAGATACAGCTTAAATTCTGCCACAGCCTGATCCACCTTTTCTTTCCAGAACCCAAAGTCAGACCACCTTGACGGAATCCATCCCTCCGGCCAGGTCAGATGTGTAAAAAGAAGCCAGACCACCGTCCCTGCCATTACACTGTACAGCAGGTTGCAGAACCAGTACTCTGCATCTTTCACTGTATAGTTCTTTTTTTCTCTGCTTATTTCCGTCCACAGACTGCCAGAAAGAACCGCCGGAAGCAGCAGTAATGCCGCCAGTCCTGCATTTTTCGGTAAAGTCGAGGATACCACAGTTCCCTGAAGTCCGTATTTCATCAGAAATCCGTTCACTGTACTTTCTTCGGTTTCTCCATTTCTCCTTCTGATAAACAAACGATTATAAAAAAGTTCCGTCTCGGTATCATCCGCAGAAGCCGCCCCGAAAACCAGAATTTTCTGCCCCCAGTCCGCAACTTTCCTGACAGTATAAGTACGTCCCTGAAACAGAATCTGACCACCCGGAACCTTATTGCCAAAGAGCTCCCAGGCAGTTGTACCATCAATCACGCAGCCATCCGGATCACCTTCTGTCAGAGCTGCTGCCTGCCAGTCATACCCTGCGGGATTTCCCTTAAGATACACAGTCATCGCCTGTGCCTGCCGGTTTCCTTCTTTCGCAGAAATCTCCCTCAACCCTGCATCTGCATAAAAACATACATCATAAGGCTTCTCACTTTTTCTTTCCTGCTTCAGGATATTTTCTGCTCCTTTCCTGTCAGGATAAGCTGCGGACAGAAACACCGATACTGCTGTATCATTTCTGATCTGCACATAATTATAGACTCCCAGAAAATAAATACAGAAAATAATCAGCCACACAGTCAGAGTACCGGCTTTCCTTAAAAAGGCACTCT from the Blautia wexlerae DSM 19850 genome contains:
- a CDS encoding DUF3592 domain-containing protein encodes the protein MDRDTIFLYVIAAIALCFGLINCIQFFLKGNKTAQTVGTIISFKTINPENSKFRNSKWVTVSYKVNGRTYQSQNCIQVPMASQIGTTITVRYDTQNPEKLYSFSILRIIVSLIVAAICIAAAIFNLV
- a CDS encoding ABC-2 transporter permease; amino-acid sequence: MMLFALLKKDFLIVKKYVLIMLVVIALIPPVMRWRTPEFTGVFGFILSVIFGVFMLLQYVSLKEYQFPKATTLLCATPFSRKAIVSSKYIFCMAIYAICCIVFELETLFMPGLGTSDIKLFAFMFLIVSVFIGIYLPIQYKFGYEKTKFAFGVIIMASPFILPLLMRAGNLNLNFLSMFSPYLVYGGIVLIGFAILAISASLSIKIYDKADLA
- a CDS encoding GntR family transcriptional regulator; this encodes MKILISNTSDTPLYQQIKDQIKDAILKEELVEGDALPSIRAFANDLKVSVLTIRRVYEELEQEGFIVSQVGIGTFVSTSNLELLRDSKRRLVEQKMADMIQTAKSLKISKEELNSMMDILYEED
- a CDS encoding ABC transporter ATP-binding protein; protein product: MNDILTVSGLNKSYGDFSLKDVTFSLPEGCITGFIGVNGAGKTTTLRTLLGLTNKLSGKIQFFGLDMDKNEREIKDRIGIVLDGGGFYEELSLGEMKVIISSAYTSWSEQDFKRYMDMFSLDPKQKINSLSKGMRMKYALALALSHNAELLIMDEPTSGLDPLVRGQLLKILTEYMENGGKGVFFSTHITSDLDKIADMLIMIDNGRIVFREEKDTLLDTYRIVKGDSGALTTDARKLFLSISETDFGFTGITKQISEVRSYIPNIMVERPTIEDIMLGNIGGEK